A window of Tautonia plasticadhaerens contains these coding sequences:
- a CDS encoding copper ion binding protein, with product MTETDGKLVRLTVAGMTCDHCVRAVRKAIESVPGVRSASVDLASGRAEARVIPGWVDEQGLRASVAQAGYEASIEPASGEVAAADPTGDGDSADPEADPDGPSPPPAESRPADLVTIGAAPGLGRLPEPPACGSSQAVEFSITGMHCASCVSRVEHALSGVPGVNDAWVNLATERARIVVDRDRFDQAALERVVSAAGYGVKPTRPDDDPSLAAEAMRRDREERVS from the coding sequence ATGACCGAGACCGATGGGAAGCTCGTCCGGCTGACCGTGGCCGGGATGACCTGCGACCACTGCGTCCGGGCCGTTCGCAAGGCGATCGAGTCGGTGCCGGGCGTCCGCTCGGCCAGCGTCGACCTGGCTTCCGGGCGGGCAGAGGCACGAGTGATCCCCGGGTGGGTCGACGAACAGGGGCTCCGCGCCTCGGTCGCCCAGGCCGGCTACGAGGCGTCGATCGAGCCCGCCAGCGGCGAGGTCGCCGCCGCAGACCCCACCGGGGACGGGGACTCGGCCGACCCCGAGGCCGACCCCGACGGGCCGAGTCCGCCGCCGGCCGAGTCCCGGCCGGCTGACCTCGTCACGATCGGGGCCGCACCGGGGCTCGGACGCCTACCCGAACCTCCGGCGTGCGGTTCGAGCCAGGCCGTGGAATTCTCGATCACGGGGATGCATTGCGCCAGCTGCGTGAGCCGGGTGGAACATGCCCTCTCGGGAGTCCCGGGGGTCAACGACGCCTGGGTGAACCTGGCGACCGAGCGGGCCAGGATCGTCGTCGATCGCGATCGGTTCGACCAGGCCGCCCTCGAGCGGGTCGTCTCGGCCGCCGGATACGGCGTGAAGCCTACGAGACCAGACGACGACCCGTCCCTCGCGGCCGAGGCGATGCGTCGTGATCGAGAGGAGCGCGTCTCTTAG
- a CDS encoding vitamin K epoxide reductase family protein, which translates to MPRDPDIPPGWSYNPASWAQRLPIVAAAILGFAIAGYLSAFQFGWIGSVWEPFFGDGSREILDSKISRLLPIPDAALGALGYLADAVAGLIGGRRRWRTMPWIVVSFGILVGPLGAVSVALVILQPTMFGEWCTLCLATAAISVVMIGPAMDEVLASCQYLRRVYDRGGPFWGAFWGLSAGGAIRPEVEFQGGSR; encoded by the coding sequence ATGCCCCGAGACCCGGACATCCCGCCCGGATGGTCCTACAACCCGGCCTCCTGGGCCCAGCGGCTGCCGATCGTCGCTGCGGCCATCTTGGGGTTCGCAATCGCGGGCTATCTTTCCGCCTTCCAGTTCGGATGGATCGGATCCGTCTGGGAGCCTTTTTTCGGGGACGGGAGTCGCGAAATCCTCGATTCGAAGATCTCGAGGCTTCTGCCCATCCCGGACGCGGCGCTCGGTGCCCTAGGGTACCTAGCCGACGCGGTGGCCGGGCTCATCGGCGGCCGGAGGCGATGGAGGACGATGCCCTGGATCGTGGTCAGCTTCGGCATCCTCGTCGGCCCGCTGGGGGCGGTCAGCGTCGCGCTGGTCATCCTCCAGCCGACGATGTTCGGCGAGTGGTGCACCTTATGCCTGGCCACGGCCGCGATCTCGGTGGTGATGATCGGCCCGGCGATGGACGAGGTGCTCGCGAGCTGCCAATACCTCAGAAGGGTTTACGACCGGGGAGGGCCGTTCTGGGGCGCCTTCTGGGGCCTATCGGCCGGGGGGGCAATCCGGCCGGAGGTCGAGTTCCAGGGGGGCAGCCGCTGA
- a CDS encoding IS701 family transposase yields the protein MNRTYTPDLNPDVLDRLAAYAASFRADFNRPRQAAWCGVYLRGLVQDGDRKSVEPMAARVPLSEGLDVADPDQALQQFLGQSTWDEQAVLSRYRATMAAKFADPAGIFVIDDTTFPKQGTHSVGVQRQYCGALGKKANCQCAVSVHYVAPRGHYPLNMRLYLPEGWLADPKRLDKAKVPEAERRSLTKGQIALELLDRIRAEGLPGGLVVADSGYGVSGPFRDGLAERGLHYVVGVTDEMLVFTEEPRWDEPKAGTGGRPQKRRRLAEGSPRPVGLKELAARTPRRKVTWREGTKGPMWGRFAWLRVWPGQGWATGDCAGAEPIWLLIEEQADGKLKYAFSNLPADTSRIRAVRLWRSRWPVELGYQQMKEELGLDHHEGRSWRGFHHHACLVMLAFGFLTLERRRARRGRSRPGKKGEAERR from the coding sequence ATGAACCGGACCTACACCCCCGACTTAAACCCCGACGTCCTCGACCGCCTCGCCGCGTATGCCGCCTCCTTCCGCGCCGACTTCAACCGGCCCCGCCAGGCCGCCTGGTGCGGCGTCTACCTCCGCGGCCTGGTCCAGGACGGGGACCGCAAGAGCGTCGAGCCGATGGCCGCCCGCGTCCCCCTGTCGGAGGGGCTCGACGTCGCCGACCCCGACCAGGCCCTGCAGCAGTTCCTCGGCCAGAGCACCTGGGACGAGCAAGCGGTCCTGAGCCGCTACCGGGCCACGATGGCGGCGAAGTTCGCCGACCCGGCCGGCATCTTCGTGATCGATGACACCACCTTCCCCAAGCAGGGCACGCACTCCGTCGGCGTGCAGCGGCAGTACTGCGGCGCCCTGGGCAAGAAGGCCAACTGCCAGTGCGCCGTCAGCGTCCACTACGTCGCCCCGAGGGGGCACTACCCGCTGAACATGCGGCTCTACCTCCCGGAGGGCTGGCTGGCCGACCCGAAGCGACTGGATAAGGCCAAGGTGCCCGAGGCCGAGCGGCGGTCGCTGACCAAGGGTCAGATCGCCCTGGAGTTGCTCGACCGCATCCGCGCCGAAGGGCTGCCGGGCGGGCTCGTCGTGGCCGACAGCGGCTACGGCGTCTCGGGCCCGTTCCGCGACGGCCTGGCCGAGCGGGGCCTGCACTACGTCGTCGGCGTGACCGACGAGATGCTGGTCTTCACCGAGGAGCCGAGGTGGGACGAGCCCAAGGCCGGGACGGGCGGGCGGCCGCAGAAGCGGCGTCGCCTGGCCGAGGGCTCGCCCCGGCCGGTGGGCCTGAAGGAGCTGGCGGCGCGGACGCCGCGCCGGAAGGTGACGTGGCGGGAGGGGACCAAGGGCCCGATGTGGGGCCGATTCGCCTGGCTGCGCGTTTGGCCGGGCCAGGGATGGGCGACAGGCGATTGCGCCGGGGCGGAGCCGATCTGGCTGCTGATCGAGGAGCAGGCCGACGGCAAGCTGAAGTACGCCTTCAGCAACCTCCCGGCCGATACCAGCCGGATCCGCGCGGTGCGCCTGTGGCGGAGTCGCTGGCCGGTGGAGCTCGGGTACCAGCAGATGAAGGAGGAACTGGGGCTGGACCACCACGAGGGCCGCTCGTGGCGGGGCTTCCACCATCACGCCTGCCTGGTGATGTTGGCCTTCGGGTTCCTCACCCTGGAGCGACGCCGAGCCCGTCGGGGGCGATCCCGGCCGGGCAAAAAGGGGGAGGCCGAGCGCCGGTGA
- a CDS encoding GDSL-type esterase/lipase family protein: MPMPPAREPARPRRSFLVAGCSLGIASVALAVADPGDPDPMRFSDEIRAFEEADESSPPAPGQVLFVGSSSIRRWDLSGSFTRLDALNRGFGGSQLSDVLHFADRVIGPYRPRAIVLYAGDNDIKGGKTAERVREDVLRLARRIRELAPDALVHFLAIKPSPSRAEFWPEMRRANALIEQASRSDDRLNYVDVATPMLGPDGEMRPELYVEDRLHLSGEGYDLWADVLAPHLRKPGPPGNEPRPASTGG; encoded by the coding sequence ATGCCGATGCCGCCCGCCCGTGAGCCCGCCAGGCCCCGTCGCTCGTTCCTCGTCGCCGGATGCAGCCTCGGGATCGCTTCGGTGGCCCTGGCGGTCGCCGATCCGGGCGATCCCGACCCGATGCGCTTCTCGGACGAGATCCGGGCCTTCGAGGAGGCCGACGAGTCCTCACCGCCGGCCCCCGGCCAGGTCCTGTTCGTCGGCAGTTCCAGCATCAGGCGCTGGGACCTCTCGGGCTCATTCACCCGGCTCGACGCCCTCAACCGAGGATTCGGCGGTTCCCAGCTCTCCGACGTCCTCCACTTCGCGGACCGGGTGATCGGCCCCTATCGCCCCCGGGCGATCGTGCTCTACGCCGGGGACAACGACATCAAGGGCGGCAAAACGGCGGAACGAGTCCGGGAGGACGTCCTTCGCCTGGCCCGACGCATCCGAGAACTGGCCCCGGACGCCCTGGTGCACTTCCTGGCGATCAAGCCCAGTCCCTCCCGGGCGGAATTCTGGCCCGAGATGAGGCGGGCGAACGCGCTGATCGAGCAGGCATCCCGGTCCGACGACCGCCTCAATTACGTCGATGTCGCCACCCCGATGCTCGGTCCCGACGGCGAGATGAGGCCCGAACTCTACGTCGAGGACCGGCTCCACCTCAGCGGGGAGGGGTACGACCTCTGGGCCGACGTGCTCGCACCGCACCTCCGGAAACCCGGCCCTCCTGGAAACGAGCCACGGCCGGCTTCGACCGGAGGATGA
- a CDS encoding glycosyltransferase family 4 protein — protein MDQTQRRPEAGTGADFTLFIDANPLADRHLTGIGRYTARILLALARHVPLRFFSNGKELVFKGSLDTSLDQDLGQLGRRIWASRRVPLGPPPVRSAGLFGCLRPVEKLFPAEMSILHDFTPLVVPWTHSEKTRGMFRGFFARSLLSSDCALAVSHSTKADAGWLTPFDPDRIVVAHSGPSLCVERHCDDRRADRRPEVGLVVSTLEPRKNAFFLLDWFRESKVLPPGSELWWVGPPGWLTSRKALEKYRRLPGGRRVRFLGVVPDRELCRLYRTAGWSIYPSLYEGFGFPVLDALRHGTPVLASYNSALREFETPGIEFFDPADPATVDLAWQAFRARGRVEIPGASIDAHYRWDHVAETILTALGDVLDASEDGRSPDARHRRVDGPSHRERIWRPGDLAAGAMPGSTLPVLGDRSG, from the coding sequence ATGGATCAGACCCAGCGTCGGCCGGAGGCCGGGACCGGGGCCGATTTCACCCTGTTCATCGACGCCAATCCCCTGGCCGATCGGCACCTGACCGGGATCGGCCGATACACGGCCCGGATCCTGCTCGCGCTCGCCCGTCACGTCCCATTGCGGTTCTTCTCCAACGGCAAGGAACTGGTCTTCAAGGGGTCGTTGGACACGAGCCTTGACCAGGACCTCGGGCAACTCGGCCGTCGGATCTGGGCGAGTCGAAGAGTGCCGCTGGGTCCCCCACCGGTGCGGAGCGCGGGGCTGTTCGGGTGCCTCAGGCCGGTCGAGAAGCTTTTTCCGGCGGAAATGAGTATCCTGCACGATTTCACCCCGCTGGTCGTCCCCTGGACGCATTCGGAGAAGACCCGGGGGATGTTCCGGGGGTTCTTCGCGAGGAGCCTGCTCTCCTCGGATTGCGCCCTGGCCGTCTCCCACTCGACCAAGGCCGACGCGGGCTGGCTCACCCCCTTCGACCCCGACCGGATCGTCGTCGCCCACTCGGGCCCGAGCCTCTGCGTTGAGCGCCATTGCGACGACCGGCGGGCCGATCGGAGGCCGGAGGTCGGCCTGGTGGTCTCGACCCTCGAACCGAGGAAGAACGCCTTCTTCCTGCTCGACTGGTTCCGGGAGTCCAAGGTCTTGCCGCCCGGCTCCGAGCTCTGGTGGGTCGGACCGCCGGGCTGGCTCACCTCGAGGAAGGCGTTGGAGAAGTACCGACGCCTCCCGGGTGGTAGGCGCGTCCGGTTCCTCGGGGTCGTGCCCGATCGGGAGTTGTGTCGCCTCTACCGGACGGCCGGGTGGTCGATCTATCCGTCGCTCTACGAGGGTTTCGGCTTCCCGGTGCTCGACGCGTTGCGTCACGGCACCCCCGTCCTGGCCAGCTACAACAGCGCTCTCCGCGAGTTCGAGACGCCCGGCATCGAATTCTTCGACCCGGCCGATCCGGCCACCGTCGACCTCGCATGGCAGGCGTTCCGGGCCCGGGGGCGGGTCGAGATCCCGGGGGCATCGATCGACGCGCATTATCGGTGGGATCACGTGGCCGAAACGATCCTCACGGCCCTCGGCGACGTCCTCGATGCGAGCGAAGACGGACGGTCGCCGGACGCTCGGCATCGCCGGGTCGATGGGCCGAGCCACCGGGAGCGGATCTGGAGGCCGGGGGACTTGGCGGCGGGGGCGATGCCCGGGAGCACTCTCCCGGTTCTCGGGGACCGGTCGGGATAG
- a CDS encoding SPW repeat domain-containing protein, producing MWAQVINTAIGIWLMAAPAVLGYGGAAALNDRIAGPIVATFAAVAVTEATRGARLVNLPIGLWMVVAPWALGGPTTAVLNGMVVGGLLVGFASIRGRIRERFGGGWVALFRADTGWARLPEHE from the coding sequence ATGTGGGCCCAAGTCATCAACACCGCGATCGGGATCTGGCTGATGGCCGCGCCCGCCGTCCTCGGCTACGGCGGGGCCGCCGCGTTGAACGACCGGATCGCCGGGCCGATCGTCGCCACGTTCGCCGCCGTCGCCGTCACGGAGGCGACCCGAGGGGCCCGCCTGGTCAACCTGCCGATCGGCCTCTGGATGGTCGTCGCCCCCTGGGCCCTCGGCGGCCCGACGACTGCGGTCCTCAACGGCATGGTGGTCGGGGGCCTCCTGGTCGGCTTCGCCTCGATCCGGGGGCGGATCCGGGAGCGATTCGGCGGGGGCTGGGTGGCCCTTTTCAGGGCCGATACGGGGTGGGCCCGACTCCCGGAGCACGAATGA
- a CDS encoding PP2C family protein-serine/threonine phosphatase, with amino-acid sequence MNFHDPAVSETGDFPPVPRVPGPRILVSSAAGTDVGRVRKNNEDHFLVSRLRRVVEVESTNLDPFLIPPMHEEVGHLFAIADGMGGMASGEEASRLAISSGLELVRESARWHLDFSDPAEIDDLMTTCRRYIRQINRRVYEHASTNAAMEGMGTTLTVAYSVGLRLFVIHVGDSRIYLAHGGYLQQLTRDHTVAQDLATTGKITQAEVKSHRMRNVLTNYIGSPSDGIEAELHRLDLADGDRLLLCSDGLTDLVDDARISSILAGESAPQAACDRLIDSALRAGGRDNVTVIVAHYRVE; translated from the coding sequence ATGAACTTCCACGATCCCGCCGTCTCGGAGACAGGGGATTTCCCCCCCGTGCCGCGCGTCCCGGGCCCGAGGATCCTCGTCTCCTCGGCCGCGGGCACCGACGTGGGCCGGGTCCGGAAGAACAACGAGGACCACTTCCTGGTCTCCCGGCTCCGGCGCGTGGTGGAGGTCGAGTCGACGAACCTCGACCCGTTCCTGATTCCACCAATGCATGAGGAAGTCGGCCACCTCTTCGCGATCGCCGACGGCATGGGGGGGATGGCCTCGGGGGAGGAGGCCAGCCGCCTGGCCATCAGCTCGGGCCTGGAATTGGTCCGGGAGTCCGCCCGCTGGCACCTCGACTTCAGCGACCCGGCCGAGATCGACGACCTGATGACCACCTGCCGTCGCTATATCCGGCAGATCAACCGCCGCGTGTACGAGCACGCCTCAACGAACGCCGCCATGGAGGGGATGGGCACGACGCTGACGGTCGCTTACAGCGTCGGGCTCCGGTTATTCGTCATCCACGTGGGAGACTCCCGGATCTACCTCGCCCACGGCGGCTACCTCCAGCAGTTGACCCGAGATCACACCGTCGCCCAGGATCTCGCGACGACCGGGAAGATCACCCAGGCCGAGGTCAAGTCGCACCGGATGCGGAACGTCCTGACCAACTACATCGGCTCCCCGAGCGACGGGATCGAGGCGGAGCTGCACCGGCTCGACCTCGCCGATGGCGATCGATTGCTGCTCTGCAGCGACGGCCTGACGGACCTGGTCGACGACGCCCGGATCTCCTCCATCCTCGCCGGGGAGTCGGCCCCCCAGGCCGCCTGCGATCGCTTGATCGACTCGGCCTTGCGGGCCGGGGGCCGGGACAACGTGACCGTCATCGTCGCCCATTACCGGGTCGAATGA
- the ribF gene encoding riboflavin biosynthesis protein RibF, which produces MITLDSLAQVPEPLRRGVLSIGNFDGVHLGHAELIRHLRRLAGTLGVPAIALTFDPHPIAVLRPEQAPAPLTWSTRKAELLGGLGVDEVGVFRSGPWLLGLTAREFFDRVVLGQFDAIGLVEGPTFGFGRDRVGTVETLDDWCDDAGLRFQIAGPSERDGRIVSSTRIRHALLDGSAEEAASLLGRPHRLRGTVERGEGRGRTIGFPTANLGGIDTLIPADGVYATIAYLEDAPGPVPSATHIGPNATFGAEARTVEVHLLDFEADLYGRRMEVDLLARLRPTLKFDGLAPLLSRMERDVAAARAVIARHLLAT; this is translated from the coding sequence TTGATCACCCTCGACAGCCTCGCACAGGTCCCCGAACCCCTTCGGCGCGGCGTCCTCTCGATCGGGAACTTCGACGGGGTCCACCTCGGTCACGCCGAGCTGATCCGGCACCTCCGACGCCTCGCGGGGACGCTCGGCGTACCGGCGATTGCCCTCACCTTCGATCCGCACCCGATCGCGGTGCTCCGCCCCGAACAGGCCCCGGCGCCGCTCACCTGGTCGACCCGCAAGGCGGAGCTACTCGGGGGATTGGGCGTGGACGAGGTCGGCGTCTTTCGGTCGGGCCCCTGGCTACTCGGCCTCACCGCCCGGGAGTTCTTCGACCGGGTGGTCCTGGGCCAGTTCGATGCGATCGGCCTGGTCGAGGGTCCGACCTTCGGCTTCGGCCGGGACCGGGTCGGGACGGTCGAGACGCTGGACGACTGGTGCGACGACGCCGGGCTCCGGTTCCAGATCGCCGGGCCTTCCGAACGAGACGGGCGGATCGTCTCCTCGACCCGGATCCGCCACGCCCTGCTCGACGGATCGGCCGAGGAGGCGGCGAGCCTGCTCGGCAGGCCCCATCGCCTCCGGGGGACCGTGGAGCGAGGCGAGGGCCGGGGCCGGACCATCGGCTTCCCGACCGCCAACCTCGGCGGGATCGACACGCTCATCCCCGCCGACGGCGTGTACGCGACGATCGCTTATCTCGAAGACGCCCCCGGGCCGGTCCCCTCGGCCACCCACATCGGCCCGAATGCGACCTTCGGCGCCGAGGCTCGCACCGTGGAAGTCCACCTGCTTGACTTCGAGGCCGACCTCTACGGCCGACGGATGGAGGTCGATTTGCTCGCCCGACTCCGGCCGACCCTGAAATTCGACGGGCTCGCCCCCCTGCTCTCCCGGATGGAACGCGACGTGGCAGCGGCCCGGGCGGTAATCGCCCGCCATCTCCTCGCCACTTGA
- a CDS encoding cupin domain-containing protein produces MARAALVLIVGILGVVGIAAARHDEDGESVRPVAAYDIAEMLDGKETTASVVEVTIEPGQAGLSHRHPGPGLGYVLEGEYEWAIDDQPAMILEAGETFYEPAGCLHRVSRNPGTVRTRLLAWVLHPRGVKDIAVPVKD; encoded by the coding sequence ATGGCCCGAGCAGCACTGGTCCTGATCGTCGGCATCCTGGGTGTGGTCGGGATCGCCGCCGCACGGCACGACGAGGACGGCGAGTCGGTCAGGCCGGTGGCGGCCTACGACATCGCCGAGATGCTGGACGGCAAGGAGACGACGGCATCGGTCGTGGAAGTGACGATCGAGCCCGGCCAGGCAGGCCTCTCCCACCGCCACCCCGGGCCGGGCCTCGGCTACGTCCTCGAGGGTGAGTACGAGTGGGCGATCGACGACCAGCCGGCGATGATCCTCGAGGCGGGCGAGACGTTCTACGAGCCGGCAGGTTGCCTGCACCGGGTGTCGAGGAACCCGGGGACGGTGAGGACCCGGCTGCTGGCGTGGGTCCTGCACCCGAGGGGCGTCAAGGACATCGCCGTACCGGTGAAGGATTGA
- a CDS encoding SDR family oxidoreductase → MSSNGNRRRVVVITGASAGVGRATARAFADRGDAVGLIARGLDGLQAAREDVERRGAQALALPCDVADADAVEEAAGRVERELGPIDVWVNNAMLSVFSPIKEMKAEEYRRVTEVTYLGFVHGTLSALRRMLPRDRGKIIQVGSALAYRGIPLQSAYCGAKHAIQGFTDSLRAELIHDGSRVSVTSVHMPALNTPQFDWVKSRLPRQGQPVPPIFQPETAAEAIVWASGHDRRELFVGLPTYKAILGNKLVPGLGDWYLGKTGYDSQMRDEPADPDRPHNLWQPLPGDRGAHGSFDDRARPRRWQLRLSTHRNAILGGLALAGLIAAGAAFGPRSAIR, encoded by the coding sequence ATGAGCAGCAACGGGAACCGCCGACGCGTCGTCGTGATCACCGGGGCCTCGGCCGGCGTGGGCCGGGCGACGGCCCGCGCCTTCGCCGATCGGGGCGATGCCGTCGGCCTGATCGCTCGAGGGCTCGACGGCCTCCAGGCCGCCCGGGAGGACGTCGAGCGGCGGGGGGCCCAGGCTCTCGCGCTCCCCTGTGACGTGGCGGACGCCGACGCGGTCGAGGAGGCCGCCGGACGGGTCGAGCGCGAGCTGGGGCCCATCGACGTCTGGGTCAACAACGCGATGCTCTCGGTCTTCTCGCCGATCAAGGAAATGAAGGCGGAGGAGTATCGACGGGTGACCGAGGTGACCTATCTCGGCTTCGTGCACGGCACCCTGTCGGCCCTCCGCCGGATGCTCCCGAGGGACCGGGGCAAGATCATCCAGGTCGGCTCCGCGCTCGCCTACAGGGGCATCCCGCTCCAGTCGGCGTATTGCGGCGCGAAGCACGCGATCCAGGGTTTCACCGACTCGCTCCGGGCAGAACTGATCCATGACGGGAGCAGGGTCTCGGTAACCTCCGTCCACATGCCGGCCCTGAATACGCCGCAATTCGACTGGGTCAAGAGCCGGCTCCCCCGGCAGGGCCAGCCCGTGCCTCCGATCTTCCAGCCGGAGACCGCGGCGGAGGCGATCGTCTGGGCCTCGGGGCATGATCGGCGGGAGCTGTTCGTCGGCTTGCCCACGTACAAGGCGATCCTGGGGAACAAGCTCGTCCCCGGCCTGGGAGACTGGTACCTCGGCAAGACCGGTTATGACTCGCAGATGAGGGACGAGCCCGCCGACCCCGACCGACCGCACAACCTCTGGCAGCCCCTGCCGGGAGACCGGGGCGCCCACGGCTCATTTGACGACCGGGCGCGACCGAGGCGATGGCAGCTCCGGCTCTCGACGCATCGGAACGCGATCCTCGGCGGCCTGGCCCTCGCGGGGCTGATCGCCGCCGGGGCGGCGTTCGGCCCGAGGTCGGCGATCAGGTGA
- a CDS encoding cation:proton antiporter domain-containing protein: MEHYGFLYDLLIVYAAAGLVVFAFQKMHIPAVVGLLVSGMAVGPSGLGLVGDQEDVQLLAEVGVVVLLFTIGLEFSLSRLLTLGKEMLGIGLPQVLICIIVPTLATRWYLGSWGPALFAGMLVAMSSTAVVLKLLLERGEIGTPHGKIAVAVLLLQDLLVMAFMLAIPLLAPDSGGRAGSPWGQLGLGVGVVLLILVGSRFVIPPILLRVVQTRNRELFLIFIFLFCIGMATLTAWAGLALALGAFLAGLAISESEYAHQTLAEVLPFRDTLSSLFFVSVGMLLDLQYLADHLALILATVLAMVVLKFLAAAGPSWVFGYPMRTGTLAGLSLCQIGEFSFVLAGRGLESGILGPGDYQTFLAAAVLTMALTPIFIGLGPSISGNLERLPPIRGLSERRRARLLADESSLPPESLGDHVIIAGFGLAGRNLARVLRGIDIPYVILEMNPDSVRRLRGQGEPVLYGDCARPSVLEHAGIDRAKMLVVVISDPQATRRAVKMARFLNPGLYLVARTHYAQDIDELRHLGADEVVPEDFVTSIELFDRVLVEYQVPRNLILDLIDRVRSDQYQVLRSARPVRLDMPFSVGEGAEVDSCLVPEGSPAVGRSIEALRLRTDTGATILALRRGGRDLINPDPNVEIGSGDVLVLFGDRSQVDRAIALVAPETDRPAAQDRRRSLT, encoded by the coding sequence ATGGAGCATTACGGGTTCCTCTACGACCTCTTGATCGTCTACGCCGCCGCCGGACTGGTCGTCTTCGCCTTCCAGAAGATGCACATCCCTGCGGTGGTCGGCCTGCTGGTCTCGGGGATGGCCGTCGGGCCGTCGGGCCTCGGCCTGGTCGGCGATCAGGAGGACGTCCAGCTCCTCGCTGAGGTCGGCGTCGTCGTGCTGCTCTTCACGATCGGCCTGGAGTTCTCGCTCTCCCGGCTGCTGACGCTGGGCAAGGAGATGCTCGGCATCGGCCTGCCGCAGGTGCTGATCTGCATCATCGTGCCGACCCTGGCGACGCGTTGGTACCTCGGCTCCTGGGGGCCGGCGCTGTTCGCGGGCATGCTCGTGGCGATGTCGAGCACGGCCGTCGTCCTGAAGCTCCTGCTCGAGCGCGGCGAGATCGGCACGCCCCACGGCAAGATCGCCGTGGCCGTCCTGCTGTTGCAGGACCTGCTCGTGATGGCCTTCATGCTGGCGATCCCCCTGCTGGCCCCGGACTCGGGGGGGCGGGCGGGCTCCCCCTGGGGGCAGCTCGGCCTGGGGGTGGGCGTGGTGCTGCTGATCCTGGTCGGCTCCCGATTCGTGATCCCGCCGATCCTGCTGCGGGTGGTCCAGACCCGCAACCGAGAGTTGTTCCTGATCTTCATCTTCTTGTTCTGCATCGGCATGGCCACCCTGACGGCCTGGGCCGGGCTCGCGTTGGCCCTGGGGGCCTTCCTGGCGGGCCTGGCGATCTCCGAGTCCGAGTACGCCCACCAGACGCTTGCCGAGGTCCTGCCGTTCCGGGACACCCTGAGTAGCCTGTTCTTCGTCTCCGTCGGGATGCTGCTGGACCTGCAATACCTGGCCGACCATTTGGCCCTGATCCTGGCGACGGTCCTCGCGATGGTCGTCCTGAAGTTCCTGGCCGCGGCCGGCCCGAGCTGGGTGTTCGGCTACCCGATGCGGACCGGGACCCTGGCGGGTCTCTCCCTCTGCCAGATCGGCGAGTTCTCCTTCGTGCTGGCCGGGCGGGGATTGGAGTCGGGGATCCTCGGCCCGGGCGACTACCAGACATTCCTCGCCGCAGCCGTCCTCACCATGGCCCTGACGCCGATCTTCATTGGGCTGGGCCCGTCGATCTCGGGGAATTTGGAGCGGCTCCCCCCGATCCGGGGCCTCTCGGAACGCCGGAGGGCCCGGCTCCTCGCGGACGAGTCCTCGCTCCCCCCGGAATCGCTCGGCGACCACGTCATCATCGCGGGCTTCGGCTTGGCCGGGAGGAACCTCGCCCGGGTGCTCCGGGGCATCGACATCCCCTACGTGATCCTGGAGATGAATCCGGACTCCGTCCGGAGGCTCCGGGGCCAGGGGGAGCCGGTCCTCTACGGGGATTGCGCCCGGCCCTCGGTCCTGGAGCACGCCGGGATCGACCGGGCGAAGATGCTCGTCGTGGTGATCTCCGACCCCCAGGCCACCCGTCGGGCCGTGAAGATGGCCAGGTTCCTGAACCCCGGGCTCTACCTCGTCGCCCGGACGCACTACGCCCAGGACATCGACGAGCTGAGGCACCTCGGGGCCGACGAGGTGGTGCCGGAGGACTTCGTCACCTCGATCGAGCTGTTCGACCGGGTCCTGGTCGAATATCAGGTCCCCCGGAACCTGATCCTCGACCTGATCGACCGCGTCCGGAGCGACCAGTACCAGGTCCTCCGCTCGGCCCGACCGGTCCGACTCGACATGCCGTTCAGCGTCGGCGAGGGGGCCGAGGTCGATTCCTGCCTCGTCCCCGAGGGCTCCCCCGCCGTCGGCCGGTCGATCGAAGCCCTCCGGCTCCGGACGGATACCGGGGCGACGATCCTCGCCCTCCGACGAGGTGGCCGGGACCTGATCAACCCCGACCCCAACGTCGAGATCGGGTCCGGGGACGTCCTGGTCCTCTTCGGCGACCGGTCCCAGGTCGACCGGGCGATCGCCCTGGTCGCCCCCGAGACTGACCGGCCCGCGGCCCAGGATCGCCGCCGATCGCTCACCTGA